The Oscillatoria salina IIICB1 genome contains a region encoding:
- the glmU gene encoding bifunctional UDP-N-acetylglucosamine diphosphorylase/glucosamine-1-phosphate N-acetyltransferase GlmU yields MVAVAILAAGRGTRMKSDLPKVLHSLGGRSLVECALNSCLLVNPKKRLVIVGYQAERVKQALTHFDKIEFVEQTEQLGTGHAIQQLLPHLEGYTGDLLVLNGDVPLLRPETLEKLIATHKEHQNAATLLTAQLPNPQGYGRVFCDGKNRVKQIVEHRDCTDAQKQNRRVNAGVYCFNWEKLATVLPKLEAENDQQEYYLTDVVKYLKPVMAVDVEDYREITGINDRKQLAAAHDILQMRVKDAWMAAGVTMIDPDSITIDDTVQLEADVILEPQTHLRGNTVIASGSRIGPGSLIENSRIAENVTVLYSVVTDSEVEAGTRIGPYAHLRGHVKVGEACRIGNFVELKKTTLGQKTNVAHLSYLGDATLGSGVNIGAGTITANYDGVNKHPTHIGNNSKTGSNSVLVAPVSLGESVTIAAGSIITEDVPDRALAIARSRQSIKKGWRLKNK; encoded by the coding sequence ATGGTAGCGGTAGCAATTTTGGCAGCAGGACGCGGGACAAGAATGAAATCTGACTTGCCCAAGGTCTTACATTCTTTAGGCGGGCGATCGCTGGTCGAATGCGCCCTAAACAGTTGTTTACTAGTAAATCCGAAAAAACGTTTGGTTATCGTTGGCTATCAAGCAGAACGAGTCAAACAGGCACTTACTCATTTTGACAAAATTGAATTTGTTGAACAAACTGAGCAATTAGGTACGGGTCATGCTATTCAACAGCTTCTACCTCATTTAGAGGGCTATACAGGCGATCTTTTGGTTCTCAATGGGGATGTGCCTCTGTTACGCCCAGAAACCCTGGAAAAACTGATCGCTACCCATAAAGAGCATCAAAATGCCGCAACTCTCCTTACGGCTCAATTACCGAACCCTCAAGGCTACGGACGAGTTTTTTGTGATGGCAAAAATCGAGTTAAACAAATTGTCGAACATCGAGACTGTACTGATGCTCAAAAGCAAAATCGTCGCGTTAATGCTGGGGTTTACTGCTTTAATTGGGAAAAGTTAGCAACAGTGCTGCCGAAATTGGAGGCAGAAAATGACCAGCAGGAATATTATTTGACTGATGTGGTGAAATATCTTAAGCCTGTGATGGCGGTTGATGTGGAAGATTATCGGGAAATTACTGGGATTAACGATCGCAAACAGTTGGCGGCTGCTCATGATATTTTGCAGATGCGGGTTAAGGATGCTTGGATGGCAGCCGGGGTGACGATGATCGATCCTGATAGCATTACGATTGATGATACTGTTCAGCTTGAAGCTGATGTAATTCTTGAACCGCAAACTCACTTACGTGGAAATACGGTTATTGCTTCTGGGAGTCGCATCGGTCCGGGTAGCTTGATCGAAAATAGTCGGATTGCGGAAAATGTGACGGTACTTTATTCGGTAGTTACCGACAGTGAAGTGGAAGCTGGTACGCGCATTGGTCCCTATGCACATTTGCGCGGTCATGTCAAGGTGGGAGAAGCTTGTCGCATTGGCAATTTTGTCGAATTGAAAAAGACAACTCTCGGACAAAAGACGAATGTTGCTCATTTATCCTATTTGGGAGATGCTACGCTGGGATCGGGTGTGAATATCGGTGCGGGAACGATAACTGCTAACTACGATGGTGTCAATAAGCATCCCACTCATATCGGTAATAATAGCAAAACAGGCTCGAATAGCGTTTTGGTTGCTCCTGTTAGTTTGGGAGAAAGCGTTACCATCGCCGCAGGTTCGATTATAACTGAAGATGTCCCCGATCGTGCTTTGGCGATCGCGCGATCGCGTCAATCGATCAAAAAAGGTTGGCGGTTAAAGAATAAGTAA
- a CDS encoding response regulator, translated as MSNLSVVSLFSPLLKGNKASISKAESAKVLIVDDRPYSRMTVVAMLSAEDYEIIEAESGTVALEAAINSNPDLILLDLMMPQMDGIEVCRELKQNQQTQAIPVIFATVSQERRDRQIALDAGADDVLTKPLDRLQLLARMKTLIEQKRLKEDLSETERVLFSIARAIESRDSETPSREDPCAKLIAIAQGFGEFLHLSPAEIQDLMSAAHLHDIGKVGIPDSILLKKGELTAEERELVKQHVLIGEQICQPLRKLRGVLPIIRHHHERWDGSGYPDNLAGNDIPWLAQVFQMVDIYDALTRKRPYKKAYTSAQALEIITEETSNGWRNPVLADKFKLFVQTREQEENSVTRPSDLSVVPQFQQSFTTSRTNNLRVAFS; from the coding sequence ATGAGTAACTTATCAGTAGTTTCCCTATTTAGCCCCCTATTGAAGGGTAACAAAGCTAGTATTAGCAAAGCTGAATCAGCCAAGGTATTGATTGTAGACGATCGCCCCTACAGCCGGATGACTGTAGTAGCAATGCTCTCAGCAGAAGATTACGAAATAATCGAAGCAGAAAGCGGTACGGTGGCGCTCGAAGCAGCAATTAATTCAAATCCAGATTTGATTTTGCTGGATTTAATGATGCCGCAGATGGATGGAATTGAAGTTTGTCGCGAATTAAAGCAAAATCAGCAAACACAGGCGATTCCAGTGATTTTCGCCACAGTGAGTCAAGAGCGACGCGATCGCCAAATTGCCTTAGATGCAGGAGCAGATGACGTTCTCACTAAACCGCTCGATCGCTTGCAACTTTTGGCGCGAATGAAAACTCTGATCGAGCAGAAACGCCTGAAAGAAGATTTAAGCGAAACCGAACGAGTGTTATTCTCGATCGCTAGAGCGATCGAAAGTCGCGACTCGGAAACCCCTTCTCGAGAAGATCCCTGTGCGAAACTAATCGCGATCGCTCAAGGCTTTGGTGAATTTTTGCACTTAAGTCCGGCAGAAATTCAGGATTTAATGTCAGCCGCTCACCTTCACGATATCGGCAAAGTGGGCATTCCTGACTCGATCCTACTCAAAAAAGGCGAATTAACTGCTGAAGAACGTGAACTCGTTAAACAGCACGTTTTAATTGGCGAACAAATTTGTCAACCTTTACGCAAATTGCGGGGAGTACTACCAATTATTCGGCATCACCACGAACGTTGGGACGGTAGCGGTTATCCTGATAATTTGGCAGGAAATGATATTCCTTGGTTAGCCCAAGTGTTTCAGATGGTCGATATCTATGATGCTTTAACCCGCAAACGCCCTTACAAAAAGGCTTATACTTCCGCACAAGCTTTAGAAATTATCACTGAAGAAACAAGCAACGGCTGGCGCAATCCTGTACTAGCAGACAAGTTTAAATTATTTGTGCAAACTAGGGAGCAAGAAGAAAATTCTGTTACTCGTCCAAGCGATCTTAGTGTCGTTCCTCAGTTCCAGCAAAGTTTTACAACTTCGAGAACGAACAATTTACGCGTTGCTTTTAGTTAA
- a CDS encoding tRNA (5-methylaminomethyl-2-thiouridine)(34)-methyltransferase MnmD, with product MSDPQAFPAQITADGSFTFFSPEFQESFHSRSGARWEAESKFVEPCQLREKAKNKEVLQVLDICYGLGYNSASALATIWEVNPKCKVELIGLERDPQVPQAAIAQQLLNQWDSPISQLLSELARKYQLETSLLEAKLLIGDARLTIQSLINLGFQAEAIFLDPFSPPKCPQLWTGDFLKLVSKCLKPTGILATYSCAASVRTALLLAGLEIAPTVAVGRNSPGTVASFKLENAPSLSEQEQEHLQTRASIPYRDPSLTDSATVIEQRRQQEQAASNKEPTSHWKKRWFNRS from the coding sequence ATGTCCGATCCCCAAGCTTTCCCAGCCCAAATTACTGCTGATGGTTCTTTTACTTTCTTTTCCCCTGAGTTTCAGGAATCTTTTCACTCTCGCTCTGGTGCGAGATGGGAAGCGGAAAGCAAATTTGTCGAGCCTTGTCAACTCAGGGAAAAAGCTAAAAATAAAGAAGTATTGCAAGTTTTAGATATCTGCTATGGTTTAGGGTATAATTCAGCATCAGCTTTAGCAACAATTTGGGAAGTGAATCCGAAGTGTAAAGTGGAATTAATCGGTTTAGAACGAGATCCCCAAGTTCCCCAAGCCGCGATCGCGCAACAACTACTTAACCAATGGGATTCGCCCATTTCTCAATTATTAAGTGAATTAGCAAGAAAGTATCAGTTAGAAACCTCATTATTAGAAGCCAAACTACTAATTGGTGATGCTAGGTTAACCATTCAATCTTTAATTAATTTAGGTTTTCAAGCAGAGGCAATTTTTCTCGATCCCTTTTCACCACCCAAGTGTCCCCAACTCTGGACAGGAGACTTTCTAAAATTAGTTAGCAAATGCTTAAAACCTACAGGAATACTTGCGACTTATTCTTGTGCGGCATCGGTGAGAACCGCTTTACTTTTAGCAGGGTTAGAAATTGCTCCGACAGTAGCGGTAGGAAGAAATTCGCCAGGAACAGTTGCCAGTTTTAAGTTAGAAAATGCACCTTCGTTGTCTGAGCAAGAGCAGGAACATCTGCAAACTCGTGCCTCAATTCCCTATCGCGATCCAAGTTTAACAGATTCGGCAACAGTTATCGAACAGCGCCGTCAGCAAGAACAAGCAGCATCGAACAAAGAACCCACCTCTCACTGGAAAAAACGTTGGTTCAACCGTAGTTAA